A window of Diadema setosum chromosome 2, eeDiaSeto1, whole genome shotgun sequence contains these coding sequences:
- the LOC140242291 gene encoding quinone oxidoreductase-like protein 2 homolog: MAGQVRLHDVSGASAQARRWYRAAQCTELGKPLSVATLPSVEELGPGEVKIAVHSVGVNFGDLLMVIGQYQEKPPLPFSPGSECSGVVMEVGEGVETVAKGDRVVAMSSKAGCMAEELITSEGEVWRIPSSLSFPEAASIPCNYGTAWLALTRKAALQAGESLLVTAAAGGVGLAAVELGTNALGAKVIGAAGGQEKCDLVRSKGAVDCIDYTSESIRDRTKELTGGDGANVILDVVGGDVWKQCLRSIAWEGRAVIIGFASGEIPKVPANIIMLKSMSATGLYWGRYGLMDHPVFKKSVTDCFELYEQGKIKPHICKTFPLEQVNEAFLYMKNRKSTGKVVITVQ, from the exons ATGGCGGGGCAGGTCAGGCTACATGACGTCAGCGGTGCCTCCGCCCAGGCCAGACGCTGGTACCGAGCCGCGCAGTGCACCGAACTGGGCAAGCCACTCTCCGTGGCAACCCTTCCATCCGTGGAGGAACTTGGGCCGGGGGAG GTGAAAATTGCTGTCCACAGTGTCGGGGTCAACTTTGGTGACCTCCTCATGGTGATCGGCCAGTATCAGGAGAAGCCGCCCCTCCCTTTCTCCCCTGGGTCTGAGTGCTCGGGCGTGGTCATGGAAGTTGGTGAGGGAGTTGAGACGGTTGCCAAG GGTGACCGTGTGGTGGCAATGTCATCAAAGGCTGGATGTATGGCAGAGGAACTCATCACCAGTGAAGGA GAAGTCTGGCGCATACCAAGTTCACTGAGTTTTCCCGAGGCGGCATCCATTCCTTGTAACTACGGGACGGCATGGCTGGCTCTGACCAGAAAGGCGGCCCTTCAGGCTGG TGAGAGTTTGCTGGTGACGGCTGCTGCAGGGGGCGTGGGACTGGCTGCTGTCGAGCTCGGCACGAATGCTCTCGGTGCAAAG GTGATTGGAGCAGCTGGGGGACAGGAGAAGTGTGACCTCGTTCGATCCAAGGGGGCGGTAGACTGCATCGACTACACATCGGAGAGCATCAGGGATCGGACCAAGGAGCTAACCGGTGGGGACGGGGCTAATGTTATCCTGGATGTGGTTGGTGGAGACGTTTGGAAGCAGTGCCTCCGCAG CATAGCATGGGAAGGCCGTGCCGTCATCATTGGATTCGCCAGCGGCGAGATCCCCAAGGTTCCCGCTAACATTATCATGCTGAAGAGCATGAGTGCTACAGGACTGTACTGGGGGCGCTATGGCCTCATGGATCATCCTGTCTTCAAGAAGTCTGTCACCGACTGCTTCGAGCTCTACGAACAAGGCAAGATCAAGCCGCACATCTGCAAGACATTCCCCCTGGAACAG GTTAATGAGGCATTCCTTTATATGAAGAACAGGAAATCTACTGGCAAAGTTGTCATCACTGTTCAATAA